CGGGAAGCTGTGCAGCAAATATCAAGAATGTAAATCAGGTTGGCTTACACAAATTCTGAAACTGATGGTAGCTGTTTTTGCATGGCTTTGAGTAAATCCAAAGCTTTTTGATAGGCTAGCTTTTCGCCAGTGTCTCCAAAGAACCCGGATGCTTTTTGTAAATCTGCGATCGCTCCTTGATAATAACCTAGATGATATCGAGTTACGCCCCGGTTAACATAAGCAAGGGCGCTATCGGGTTTCAGCTTAATCGCTTTAGAGAAATCACGCAACGCACCAAATTTATCTCCTTTGCGACCGCAAGCACAACCTCTGTTAAAGTAAGCTCTATAGTCGTTGGCATCGAGGTAAATTGCCGTACTAAAATCGACCATAGCAGCTTCTAAGTCTTGCAATTGCAAACGCGCTAAACCTCTGTCATTGTATATATCTGCAAGCAGTAGATTTGTTGGCTGAGAAATTTGACCTAGAGCTAGATTGTAATCAATAATGGCTTGGGAATAATTGCCCTTTGCCGCATGAACTAGCGCCAGATTATAGTAAGCTCGAAACTCAGAAGGTTTGAGTGCGATCGCGCGATGATAATCAGCCTTAGCAGCAGCATAATCTTGTTGTCTGTAGCTTGCCAAGCCCCGATTGAGATAAGCCTCAGCGTCGTTTGGGGTAAAATTTATGGCTTGAGTACAATCTGCGATCGCTTGGTGGTAATCTTGGAGTTGCAGATAAGCAAGACAGCGATCGCTATAAGCTTCCCCAAAATTGCTTTGAAGTTGAATCGCTTGATTTAAATCCTCAATAGCTGCCTGATAATTACTGTGTATAATTTTCTCTACACCAGACTGCAAAAATTTACTTGCTGTTTTTTGGGCGTTTGAGATAGGTGAAGCGTAGACAGCATCCGTCGAAAATATCAGAAAAAAAGCAACAATTGCACTAAGAAATAATCGCCAGAAATAATTCATAAGCAATATATTTGACAATTTCGACATTGCTAAAATTTAGCGGGACAAAAGCCCCGCTAGTGAATAATTCTGCCTGCGATGTTGGTTTAATTACCAACTTTTATCTGCTTGTTCAAGTACGTAAGCAGCTACATCTTCAATTTGGCTGCTATTTAAACGACCTTTAAAAGCAGGCATAGCATTTTTACCATTTGTTACTTGGCTGATAATTGCCTCTGCGGAGTACATACCGTATTTTTCTAACGCATCTTTCTTCAGGTTCTTATTAGCTTGAACCAAATTCTTGCCACCTGCATGACAAGAAGCGCAATTAGCACTAAATACTTTGCCTCCATTGCTACTGTCTGCTGCTAACGCTGAATTACTGAAAGCAAAGGTGAAGATTGCAATGCCTAACAGTATTATTGAAAAAAACCTTTTCATTTCGTGTTTCCTCTACAACCAAGGCGTATTCGGTGCCA
The genomic region above belongs to Calothrix sp. NIES-2098 and contains:
- a CDS encoding cytochrome c class I, with the translated sequence MKRFFSIILLGIAIFTFAFSNSALAADSSNGGKVFSANCASCHAGGKNLVQANKNLKKDALEKYGMYSAEAIISQVTNGKNAMPAFKGRLNSSQIEDVAAYVLEQADKSW
- a CDS encoding TPR repeat-containing protein, yielding MNYFWRLFLSAIVAFFLIFSTDAVYASPISNAQKTASKFLQSGVEKIIHSNYQAAIEDLNQAIQLQSNFGEAYSDRCLAYLQLQDYHQAIADCTQAINFTPNDAEAYLNRGLASYRQQDYAAAKADYHRAIALKPSEFRAYYNLALVHAAKGNYSQAIIDYNLALGQISQPTNLLLADIYNDRGLARLQLQDLEAAMVDFSTAIYLDANDYRAYFNRGCACGRKGDKFGALRDFSKAIKLKPDSALAYVNRGVTRYHLGYYQGAIADLQKASGFFGDTGEKLAYQKALDLLKAMQKQLPSVSEFV